From the Ipomoea triloba cultivar NCNSP0323 chromosome 8, ASM357664v1 genome, the window AGtgtatataacaaaaatttatgGGAACACAATCTTTTGTTTGGACAGAGATGGAAAGAACCGCCCAATTATCATTGATTCGACTGAGTACATTTTTAAGCTCTCTTTGTTGAGGAAGAGATATGACCAAGTTATGAGCATGATAAGGAACTCAGAACTCTGTGGGCAAGCCATGATTGCATATTTGCAGCAGAAGGGATTTCCAGAAGTTGCCCTCCATTTTGTGAAAGATGAGCGAACCCGCTTCAACTTAGCACTTGAAAGTGGGAATATTGAGATTGCACTTGAATCTGCTAAAAAAATAGATGAGAAAGATCACTGGTATAGGCTGGGGGTGGAGGCCCTTCGGCAGGGTAATGCTGGCATTGTTGAATATGCATACCAGAAAACAAAGAACTTTGAGAGGCTGTCATTCCTCTATCTGATAACTGGGAATCTGGAGAAGTTATCTAAGATGATGAAAATTGCTGAGGTGAAAAATGAAGTGATGGGTCAGTTCCACAATGCTTTGTACCTTGGAGACATTCGTGAGCGCATCAAGATTTTGGAGAATGCTGGTCATCTACCCCTTGCTTACATCACTGCATCAGTCCATGGGCTCAGTGATATTGCTGAGCGTCTTGCATCTGAACTTGGTGATAATGTCCCATCTTTGCCAAAGCAGAAGACAGCTTCTCTTTTGCTGCCTGCTAGTCCTATTTCGGGTGGCGGAGATTGGCCTCTGTTAATGGTGTCTAAAGGCATATTTGAAGGTGCACTGAACATTAGAGATAGGGATGCGAGGGAGGACGATGAAGAAGCTGTGGATGGTGATTGGGGTGAGACATTGGATGTTGGTGAAGAGGACAATCTGCAGAATGGTGATGTCAGTATGGTGCTTGAAGATGAGGAAGCTCAAGAGGAAGGAGATGAAGGAGGATGGGACCTTGAGGATCTGGAGCTGCCACCTGAAAGTGACACACCAAAGAATGTTCCTAATGCACGTTCGGTATTTGTCACCCCAACCCCTGGCATGCCTGTGAGCCAGATTTGGGTGCAAAAATCATCTCTTGCTGCTGAGCATGTGGCTGCTGGCAATTTCGACACTGCAATGCGGTTGCTGAACCGACAACTAGGGATTAGGAACTTTACTCCTCTAAGGCAATTGTTTATTGATCTTCATGTTGGCAGCCATACATACTTGCTTGCCCTCTCAACAACACCAGTGATTTCAGTCGCTCTCGAGAGAGGTTGGAGTGAATCTGCAAGCCCTAATGTGCGGCGTCCACCTTCTCTAGTCTTCAGTTTTTCACAGTTGGAAGAGAAACTTAAAGCCGGTTACAAATTGACAACGCAAGGGAAATTCGCTGAGGCTCTTCGAACTTTCCAGGGCATCCTCCATACCATTCCCCTGATTGTTGTTGAATCACGACGAGAGGTAGATGAAGTCAAGGAACTGGTGATCATTGTGAAGGAGTATGTTTTGGGTTTGCAAATGGAAATCAAGAGAAAGGAAATGAAGGACAACCCTACTCGTCAGCAGGAATTGGCAGCCTACTTCACCCACTGTAACCTTCAGACTCCCCACTTGAGACTCGCATTGCAAAATGCCATGACTGTGTGCTACAAGGCTGGTAACATGATCACAGCTGCCAACTTTGCTAGGCGACTCTTGGAGACCAACCCAACCGTCGAAAGCCAGGCCAAGTTAGCACGGCAAGTTCTCCAGGCTGCAGAGAAAAATATGCGCGATACTGCACAGCTGGATTATGACTTCAGAAATCCTTTCGTCACTTGTGGCGCAACCCATGTCCCTATCTACCGTGGTCAAAAAGACGTCACTTGCCCTTACTGCTGTACTCATTTTGTTCTATCCCAAGAGGGGCAGCTTTGTACCGTTTGTGACCTAGCAGTGGTTGGAGCAGATGCATCAGGTTTACTTTGTTCTCCAGCCCAGACCAGATAAGTGCAGCTTTTACTCAATTGTATTGCTTATACAAATCATTCAGCTGTTTCCTACTCTACAATTAGAATCTAGGAGAACATGAAAGGatgagttttttcttttttcttttcccccCGGATTGTATTGCTGGTTTATATTATCTCTgttgtgattttattttatttttttcagtcAGTTTTACAAACCTTTAATTCCTCTTAGCTTTTATTTACTACAATTTTCTCTGTAATAAATCATgtaatttttgtcttttcaacCAATTTTACAGTGTGGGTAGTGCATTAGGGGGAGGAACTCTTGCTGATCTTTAATGCCATCATTTGTTATTTTGGTGGGGTAGCGTATTATCCTACCAAACCCATGAGGCActttaattttcaaaagaaatTGGTCAATTAATTTTGTTCGTTTTGTGTTTCGAAGAATAGAACACATGATCAGCTCTGGACTAagtaaggtttttttttttttttttttttatttactcaaGTTGAATTCGGCTTAGTTTTATAGGGTGAGAATACCACTATGAGACTATTATGGGTTGACGGCTTTTGAAAAGTTGGAAATAATATTTAAGGGTGACCAACTATAGGTATTTAAGGGTGgtttattgttataatattatacatacattTTTGCCATTTTGGGGTGACCAACTATAGGCATTTAAGGGTggtttattgttattattataattttttattttcatttttgagaAAGTTTGTAGTCCCTACTTGAAAGTGCGGTTTGGGTGAAACTAGCATTGTAATCCTAGTTAGCATAAGACTACAAGGAGGTGGTAAACTAGACTAAGTTGTCTATTGCTAACCGACTTAAATCAAGAAGGTTAATTCATAACTCTCATAAGGAGTTACTAAGGCAATTGTCCAACCAACTCGACTGGAGTTGTTAAGTAATGTGTGGTGATAGAATTATAACTTTTAACTATcggtaacattttttttaataaatattataacttTTAACTTTTAGGCTAATGTATTTACGGTGAAGTATCTTGTTACATGGACCACGCCAAATGGTGAAAATTTTGGTCAATGTAATAATATCTTATGAAAAAAtggtataaatttataattttaatatatatggtTATAGTTTGATATCTAACCTCATTGAATGTTTATTcttatttcatattaaaaaaaaaaaaaaccttaaatgGTGTTTGGATTAGGCAAGTCATCGGCAGAAGAAACAAGTCCCAAACGCAAAAATGAGTAGAGAGCTTTTACCCACACTCCAATTCAACTCGATGTTGAAAATTGCAGGTGTGCTGTTTCCACCTACCTTAAAACACGCTAATAAAAGATTGTCGGCGGCAGCACAAGAGATAAAGAGAGAATGCATCAAATAAACCGATCAACATAACAAAAGTTAACTGCACACTGTTTCTAAAAAGTAGAACAAAAGATGCCTCAACAACTCCATCAAAGAGAAAGATAAAGCACTACCTGGATCAGTGAACAGCTTAACACTACGTCAAAAACAATAACTAATTAATAACGAAgacacatttttattttattacactTGTGTAATAGTAAGTCAACGCCACAGTTTGATAACATGATGCCGAACTAAGCTTTCCGAGCCACAAcccaacattttttttgttttgtttttgtatttacaAAAGTAAAACTATTGACAAGTTNTTTTTTATTTACTCAAGTTGAATTCGGCTTAGTTTTATAGGGTGAGAATACCACTATGAGACTATTATGGGTTGACGGCTTTTGAAAAGTTGGAAATAATATTTAAGGGTGACCAACTATAGGTATTTAAGGGTGgtttattgttataatattatacatacattTTTGCCATTTTGGGGTGACCAACTATAGGCATTTAAGGGTggtttattgttattattataattttttattttcatttttgagaAAGTTTGTAGTCCCTACTTGAAAGTGCGGTTTGGGTGAAACTAGCATTGTAATCCTAGTTAGCATAAGACTACAAGGAGGTGGTAAACTAGACTAAGTTGTCTATTGCTAACCGACTTAAATCAAGAAGGTTAATTCATAACTCTCATAAGGAGTTACTAAGGCAATTGTCCAACCAACTCGACTGGAGTTGTTAAGTAATGTGTGGTGATAGAATTATAACTTTTAACTATcggtaacattttttttaataaatattataacttTTAACTTTTAGGCTAATGTATTTACGGTGAAGTATCTTGTTACATGGACCACGCCAAATGGTGAAAATTTTGGTCAATGTAATAATATCTTATGAAAAAAtggtataaatttataattttaatatatatggtTATAGTTTGATATCTAACCTCATTGAATGTTTATTcttatttcatattaaaaaaaaaaaaaaccttaaatgGTGTTTGGATTAGGCAAGTCATCGGCAGAAGAAACAAGTCCCAAACGCAAAAATGAGTAGAGAGCTTTTACCCACACTCCAATTCAACTCGATGTTGAAAATTGCAGGTGTGCTGTTTCCACCTACCTTAAAACACGCTAATAAAAGATTGTCGGCGGCAGCACAAGAGATAAAGAGAGAATGCATCAAATAAACCGATCAACATAACAAAAGTTAACTGCACACTGTTTCTAAAAAGTAGAACAAAAGATGCCTCAACAACTCCATCAAAGAGAAAGATAAAGCACTACCTGGATCAGTGAACAGCTTAACACTACGTCAAAAACAATAACTAATTAATAACGAAgacacatttttattttattacactTGTGTAATAGTAAGTCAACGCCACAGTTTGATAACATGATGCCGAACTAAGCTTTCCGAGCCACAAcccaacattttttttgttttgtttttgtatttacaAAAGTAAAACTATTGACAAGTTAAAGTGCACGAGGGTAAATTATATTTGCCCGTAACAGAATAAATAGAGATTATATGTCCTGGTAaagtaagaattaaaatatttcgTTAGATTGTTCTCGATAAGTAAGAATTGGAATATTTATTACTTAGTCAAGCTAGGGTCATGATTTAAAGCCTTTATTAaggttatttctattttttattaaagtttttttttttttggggggggggggggggtatttTTTACAGGTTGTTGGTAGGTGAAATTTTATTCTATGCCCTTAGGGTATTGGTCATTTAGTTTAGTGGATGAAATGTCTCACTTAAAACTTGCTTCTAGTAGTATGAAAGAATTCAAATTTTTGCCATGAACATTGAAAGCTTCGATTGGACTCCTTGACTCAATTTATCTTCTTATAAATCTGAGGacaaattcataaaattcatgATATAATCCACTAaaacttataaatttttattcacAAGTTTGGCTCTTTGTGGATTGTAAGATGAATTACTTTTCGAAAGTAATAGGTAGCGTAATGTAATTGCTTTTTACTATTGTGAAGagtctacttttgccaccaatAAACCCTACAACTTATAGCTAGACGGCTAACATACACACCCTAAAACCATGCTACTCTACACTATAGTTTCCATTAAAACTAACTCATTATTTATGCTGCATTTGGTCTTTAATTTGGGTAGATTTGAAACACACTTTATGAGCTCTAATCTTTTGGTTTGAAGAAGCTATTTTGGTTTTGTTATCcatttgattttggttttgaGAGCATCCCTATtggcttcttcttctctctctctttttaaaGGTTGAGGTGGAGGACAAAGGAGGGAGGAGAGAGCTGAGAGGTATATAGGATTATTTTGCTAGGTTTGAGTTTTTTGTTAGTGAGACAGACACAAACGTGAGTGTGATTTGCGCGTTTAGCGGGCACATTTGGATGATGGCCTTCTGATTTTTTCTCCATCTTTCTCCTTGTTGGCTTCACAAAATTGac encodes:
- the LOC116028071 gene encoding coatomer subunit alpha-1-like → MLTKFETKSNRVKGLSFHSKRPWILASLHSGVIQLWDYRMGTLIDRFDEHDGPVRGVHFHKSQPLFVSGGDDYKIKVWNYKQHRCLFTLLGHLDYIRTVQFHHEYPWIVSSSDDQTIRIWNWQSRTCISVLTGHNHYVMCASFHPKEDLVVSASLDQTIRVWDIGALRKKTVSPADDILRLSQMNADFFGGVDAVVKYVLEGHDRGVNWASFHPTLPLIVSGADDRQVKIWRMNDTKAWEVDTLRGHMNNVSCVLFHARQDIIVSNSEDKSIRVWDATKRTGLQTFRREHDRYWILASHPEMNLLAAGHDSGMIVFKLERERPAFSVSGDSLFYVKDRFLRVYEYSTQKDTQLIPIRRPGSNSLNQSPRTLSYSPSENAVLICSDVDGGSYELYIVPKDSYGRGDTVQDAKRGVGGSAIFVARNRFAVLEKSTNQVLVKNLKNEIVKKSILPMATDAIFYAGTGNLLCRAEDRVMIFDLQQRIVLGDLQTPFIRYIVWSQDMESVALLSKHSIVIADKKLVQRCTLHETIRVKSGTWDDNGVFIYATLTHIKYCLPNGDNGIIKTLDVPVYITKIYGNTIFCLDRDGKNRPIIIDSTEYIFKLSLLRKRYDQVMSMIRNSELCGQAMIAYLQQKGFPEVALHFVKDERTRFNLALESGNIEIALESAKKIDEKDHWYRLGVEALRQGNAGIVEYAYQKTKNFERLSFLYLITGNLEKLSKMMKIAEVKNEVMGQFHNALYLGDIRERIKILENAGHLPLAYITASVHGLSDIAERLASELGDNVPSLPKQKTASLLLPASPISGGGDWPLLMVSKGIFEGALNIRDRDAREDDEEAVDGDWGETLDVGEEDNLQNGDVSMVLEDEEAQEEGDEGGWDLEDLELPPESDTPKNVPNARSVFVTPTPGMPVSQIWVQKSSLAAEHVAAGNFDTAMRLLNRQLGIRNFTPLRQLFIDLHVGSHTYLLALSTTPVISVALERGWSESASPNVRRPPSLVFSFSQLEEKLKAGYKLTTQGKFAEALRTFQGILHTIPLIVVESRREVDEVKELVIIVKEYVLGLQMEIKRKEMKDNPTRQQELAAYFTHCNLQTPHLRLALQNAMTVCYKAGNMITAANFARRLLETNPTVESQAKLARQVLQAAEKNMRDTAQLDYDFRNPFVTCGATHVPIYRGQKDVTCPYCCTHFVLSQEGQLCTVCDLAVVGADASGLLCSPAQTR